Proteins encoded in a region of the bacterium genome:
- a CDS encoding MotA/TolQ/ExbB proton channel family protein yields the protein MEEKTLVGYFTDGGFFMWPILICFIGGLAICIERLITLTRAATNTKQFLVKIKQSLDEGGVERATEVCASQRGSVALIFHAGLLRARKGVEHVEKAIVNAGAVEMAFLERGMVWLGFFVGAAPLLGFTGTVQGMIEAFDAIAKANDISPTIVADGIRTALYTTLFGLMVAILLQFFFNYFTAKINRIVADMEESSSELVDYLLENEVR from the coding sequence ATGGAAGAAAAAACGTTGGTCGGCTATTTTACGGATGGTGGTTTTTTTATGTGGCCGATTTTGATATGCTTTATCGGCGGCCTTGCCATTTGTATCGAACGCCTTATAACGCTGACGCGCGCGGCGACCAATACCAAACAATTCCTCGTCAAAATCAAACAATCGCTGGATGAAGGCGGTGTCGAGCGTGCGACGGAAGTATGCGCGAGCCAGCGCGGATCCGTGGCGTTGATTTTTCATGCGGGTCTTTTACGCGCTCGTAAAGGTGTGGAGCATGTCGAAAAAGCGATTGTTAATGCCGGCGCTGTGGAAATGGCGTTTCTTGAACGCGGTATGGTATGGCTTGGTTTTTTTGTCGGCGCGGCACCTCTTTTGGGTTTTACAGGTACGGTCCAAGGTATGATCGAAGCGTTTGATGCGATCGCCAAGGCTAATGACATTTCACCTACGATTGTGGCCGACGGTATCCGTACGGCGCTATATACGACGTTATTCGGTCTTATGGTGGCGATTCTTTTACAATTTTTCTTCAATTATTTTACTGCGAAAATCAATCGTATCGTGGCTGATATGGAAGAAAGTTCGTCGGAACTGGTGGACTACCTGCTCGAAAACGAAGTACGGTAA
- a CDS encoding biopolymer transporter ExbD: MFVEKRRKYTPEISTASMADIAFLLIIFFIVITKFGTDKGIDLTLPPEGSIKEIPKNNIMSITMDDAGAVVLDGKVVILGQVQSLVKSIAESNDRLVVTVKTTRKTPYRNFIAVMDQLKEAGVRKISVLEPDR; this comes from the coding sequence ATGTTTGTCGAAAAACGACGTAAATATACTCCTGAAATTTCAACCGCTTCGATGGCGGATATCGCTTTTCTTTTGATCATTTTTTTTATCGTGATTACAAAGTTTGGCACCGACAAAGGTATTGACCTGACATTGCCTCCGGAAGGTTCTATTAAAGAAATTCCAAAAAACAATATCATGAGCATTACGATGGATGATGCCGGTGCGGTTGTTTTGGATGGGAAAGTAGTAATTCTGGGGCAGGTTCAGTCGCTCGTCAAAAGCATCGCCGAATCCAACGACCGTTTGGTGGTCACCGTAAAAACGACACGCAAAACGCCGTATCGCAATTTTATCGCCGTGATGGATCAACTCAAAGAAGCCGGTGTTCGTAAAATTTCAGTTTTGGAGCCTGATCGCTGA
- a CDS encoding biopolymer transporter ExbD: MKFRRRPIESLPVSSASMSDIVFSLLLFFMVSTVIKKYSGLPVQVPAAFNIEKLSTKTHTSYLWIDKQQRIVFDDYPINSMEELYSVARAKIEADHKMLIFLRVDESLTMGALADVQEQLRRAGALRIYYGTDSRSNAIY, from the coding sequence ATGAAGTTTCGACGTCGCCCTATAGAATCTTTGCCGGTATCGAGCGCCTCGATGTCTGATATTGTTTTTTCGCTTTTATTATTCTTTATGGTATCTACCGTGATCAAAAAATACAGCGGTCTGCCTGTGCAGGTTCCGGCTGCATTTAATATCGAAAAATTATCTACGAAAACGCATACATCTTACCTTTGGATTGACAAACAACAACGTATCGTATTTGATGATTATCCGATTAATTCGATGGAAGAGCTATATTCGGTGGCCCGCGCGAAAATCGAAGCCGATCACAAAATGCTTATCTTTCTACGTGTGGACGAATCGTTGACGATGGGCGCTTTGGCGGACGTACAAGAACAGTTGCGTCGTGCCGGAGCACTTCGGATTTACTACGGGACCGATTCGCGTTCTAACGCAATTTATTAA
- a CDS encoding energy transducer TonB, protein MQYQSRNNRYTLMMDISVIITIVLAYIILHTVTITEYAKAEIRTPTQIELTRVDLTASHHAPPPRRPVVPVATDQETLLGDETIDDTDIDLDETPPPPPPPFKKVEKGDDDVFTVYDTRPLLKGGADFLKRNLKYPEAAQQAGIEGVALVRAVVDEKGNVVKAEVVKEDGNVGFGQAAIDFVLKCKFEPATFKNKPVKVAVTLPITFSKKNLL, encoded by the coding sequence ATGCAGTATCAATCACGAAATAATCGTTATACGTTGATGATGGATATTTCTGTCATCATAACCATCGTTCTTGCTTATATTATTTTGCATACCGTTACGATTACCGAATATGCAAAAGCTGAGATACGTACGCCGACACAGATTGAATTAACACGCGTGGACCTTACGGCTTCGCATCATGCGCCGCCGCCGCGCCGCCCGGTCGTGCCGGTTGCTACGGACCAGGAAACGCTCCTCGGCGATGAGACAATAGATGACACGGATATTGATCTTGATGAAACGCCACCGCCGCCGCCGCCGCCGTTTAAAAAGGTAGAAAAAGGCGACGACGACGTATTTACAGTTTATGATACGCGCCCGCTTCTCAAAGGCGGAGCTGATTTTCTTAAACGTAACCTAAAGTACCCGGAGGCCGCACAACAAGCGGGTATCGAAGGCGTGGCGTTAGTTCGTGCTGTCGTGGATGAAAAAGGAAACGTGGTCAAAGCCGAAGTAGTAAAAGAAGACGGTAATGTTGGTTTCGGTCAAGCGGCCATCGATTTTGTGCTAAAGTGCAAATTTGAACCGGCTACGTTTAAAAATAAGCCGGTGAAAGTAGCCGTAACACTGCCGATCACGTTTAGCAAGAAGAACCTTTTATAA
- a CDS encoding DUF4082 domain-containing protein has protein sequence MRFSQIVSLFLIVSFVSFTACDSSSESTVDNSEQKPVLSLTQHDSTILTNAFVNSSWYEFGPRLRFLKDGAITGLGMMMPDSGSYEVTLWDLSDTSIVTTVTIAADSGELKYVAIDPVQVQTDDRYSVTILSNDWYWFEDISGKNNFLPQTFDNVMIEDYAYISGSTHQFPTDVFTDYLAGIQDIIFVPEK, from the coding sequence ATGCGTTTTAGTCAAATTGTATCGTTGTTTTTAATTGTTAGTTTTGTCAGTTTTACCGCATGCGACTCTAGTAGTGAGTCAACGGTCGACAATTCCGAACAAAAACCTGTTCTTTCGCTCACCCAACACGATTCCACGATTTTAACTAATGCTTTTGTCAACAGCTCATGGTATGAATTTGGTCCACGCCTTCGTTTTTTAAAAGATGGAGCGATCACAGGGCTTGGCATGATGATGCCCGATTCCGGATCATACGAAGTTACGCTTTGGGATTTATCGGATACGAGCATTGTCACTACAGTGACGATCGCTGCGGACTCCGGAGAGTTAAAATACGTTGCAATTGATCCTGTCCAAGTGCAGACAGACGACCGTTATTCGGTTACCATTTTATCTAATGATTGGTATTGGTTTGAAGACATTTCAGGCAAAAACAACTTTTTACCTCAGACATTCGATAACGTAATGATTGAAGATTACGCTTACATATCCGGCTCGACGCACCAGTTCCCTACCGACGTGTTTACCGATTATTTGGCTGGAATTCAGGATATTATTTTTGTTCCGGAGAAATAG
- a CDS encoding STAS domain-containing protein — translation MKQSKKVQIASESAVKVTTHRITDDLASVEIDDKMMTEEHMKMLEKAVHELLAENYHSIILDLTKLKRINSTGLGKFINLYKAAADKDGIMKIGGVSDFVRNVLTSTKLNEIFEIHNTLDDAIKSFQTSGA, via the coding sequence ATGAAACAGAGCAAAAAAGTACAAATCGCAAGCGAAAGCGCCGTCAAAGTGACCACCCATCGTATAACGGACGACTTAGCCAGCGTGGAAATTGACGACAAGATGATGACGGAAGAACACATGAAAATGCTCGAAAAGGCCGTCCATGAATTGCTTGCCGAAAATTATCACTCGATCATATTGGATCTTACCAAACTCAAACGGATCAATAGCACCGGACTTGGTAAATTTATTAACCTCTACAAAGCCGCAGCAGATAAAGACGGCATCATGAAAATCGGCGGTGTTTCTGACTTTGTTCGCAATGTACTCACCAGTACTAAACTTAACGAGATTTTCGAAATTCATAATACACTGGACGATGCCATCAAAAGTTTTCAGACATCCGGCGCATAA
- a CDS encoding tetratricopeptide repeat protein: MKYFIITLLCLLTITELSYTQVRGGSRNRIDKKNNASDDPQVAFRMAFKAYKEKDIPKAQKLLKNTLDKHPTHVLSLILISKILMEQDDLKSAKKFIKTIPESEYHRPAVARTLAEIAYRNGKPLKALQIINRAQSDNASSDDAEFFDNPHQDIASFKKQLLASTRQSQRKEMPYAKEKPATETHLTIPDDLPTVASERRLRLAIFSLSVAPSLNDTTLGSSTASYLTTAAVQTQCFRVVERENLEKIMTEQDFQMTDAVDAETAVETGYIMGVDAILVGNIRPMAQGYEVDGRLIRVETGEIIAATNQSISSVSQVRQSAANLMFDLTRAAYK, from the coding sequence ATGAAATATTTTATTATCACATTACTTTGTTTGCTGACGATTACCGAACTGTCCTACACACAGGTTCGCGGCGGAAGTCGAAATCGTATCGATAAAAAAAATAACGCCTCCGATGATCCGCAAGTAGCTTTTCGAATGGCTTTTAAAGCTTACAAAGAAAAAGATATTCCCAAAGCTCAAAAATTATTAAAAAATACATTAGACAAACATCCAACGCATGTATTGAGTCTTATTCTGATTTCTAAAATTTTGATGGAACAGGATGATCTGAAATCAGCAAAAAAATTCATTAAGACCATCCCTGAATCCGAATACCACCGTCCTGCGGTTGCACGTACACTGGCTGAAATCGCTTATCGCAACGGTAAACCGCTTAAGGCTTTACAAATAATCAATCGGGCTCAATCGGATAACGCATCGTCCGACGATGCGGAGTTTTTTGATAACCCCCATCAAGATATCGCATCGTTTAAGAAGCAACTCCTGGCCTCTACACGACAAAGCCAGCGCAAGGAAATGCCATACGCAAAAGAAAAACCGGCAACGGAAACACATCTTACGATCCCCGACGACTTGCCTACGGTTGCGTCCGAACGTCGTTTACGACTGGCGATTTTTTCTTTATCCGTTGCACCTTCTTTGAATGACACAACACTCGGATCTTCGACGGCGTCGTACCTCACTACAGCCGCCGTGCAAACGCAATGTTTCAGAGTGGTCGAACGTGAAAATTTAGAAAAAATTATGACCGAACAGGATTTTCAAATGACGGACGCCGTCGATGCGGAAACAGCGGTTGAAACCGGTTATATCATGGGTGTGGATGCAATCCTTGTAGGAAACATACGCCCGATGGCGCAAGGTTACGAAGTAGATGGACGCTTGATCCGGGTAGAAACCGGTGAAATAATTGCTGCGACGAATCAAAGTATTTCATCCGTATCGCAGGTACGACAATCCGCTGCCAATCTTATGTTTGACTTGACCCGTGCGGCGTATAAATAA
- a CDS encoding CDP-alcohol phosphatidyltransferase family protein, producing MNNRIFTISNILSMLRIVFAVPILYFLHQGIEDPTANIYALITILIAGFTDLFDGYLARRLDQVTELGKIIDPLADKIVSAIILVYLALIRPDFPLWLLIVAIVRDVVIFTAAMYVKQKYNYLFTSNMLGKWAFTVLGLTFAIFVVRNNFSIEWLFQSFLWLTFIMLILSFYVYAQRLWVFMQNQRKKA from the coding sequence ATGAATAACCGCATCTTTACCATCTCCAATATTCTCAGCATGCTGCGAATCGTATTCGCCGTACCGATACTTTATTTTTTACATCAGGGTATCGAAGATCCGACGGCCAACATCTACGCACTGATCACTATATTGATCGCCGGTTTTACGGATTTATTTGATGGCTATTTGGCGCGCCGATTGGATCAAGTCACGGAATTGGGGAAAATCATTGACCCCCTTGCCGACAAAATCGTTTCGGCGATTATTTTGGTTTATCTTGCTCTGATCAGGCCCGATTTTCCCTTGTGGTTGCTGATCGTGGCAATCGTACGCGATGTGGTAATTTTTACGGCGGCAATGTACGTCAAACAAAAATACAACTATCTTTTTACTTCCAATATGCTCGGAAAATGGGCGTTTACAGTGCTGGGGCTTACATTTGCTATTTTCGTAGTGCGAAACAATTTTAGTATCGAATGGCTTTTCCAGTCGTTCCTCTGGCTTACGTTTATTATGTTAATTTTATCTTTTTACGTTTACGCGCAGCGGTTATGGGTATTCATGCAAAACCAACGGAAAAAAGCATGA